A genomic window from Triticum urartu cultivar G1812 chromosome 7, Tu2.1, whole genome shotgun sequence includes:
- the LOC125518009 gene encoding succinate dehydrogenase [ubiquinone] iron-sulfur subunit 1, mitochondrial isoform X1, with protein MAAAALLRRSPAARALLSPALSSRLVASKPHSSSPAPPPPSSKPASTKTFSIYRWDPDSPSTKPHLKDYKVDLSDCGPMVLDALLKIKNEQDPSLTFRRSCREGICGSCAMNIDGDNGLACLTKISSEAAGASTISPLPHMFVVKDLVVDMTNFYNQYKSVEPWLKRKDPPSAGGKEIYQSKADRAKLDGMYECILCACCSTSCPSYWWNPEEYLGPAALLHANRLPLWGTLMKPKPSMLPLWGAVMKPKPSMFMHVQARGYHGVSVSEKRNLRDHKRRILAAKYELRGKLYKAVCRDPELPSDMRDKFRYKLSKLPRNSNMTRLRNRCIFTGRSRGVYQKFRMSRIVFRTLANKGELMGVKKASW; from the exons atggccgccgccgccctcctccgCCGCTCGCCGGCGGCGCGCGCCCTCCtttcgccggccctctcctcccgCCTCGTCGCCTCCAAGCCCCACTCCTCatcccccgcgccgccgccgccctcgtcgAAGCCCGCCAGCACCAAGACCTTCTCGATCTACCGCTGGGACCCCGACTCCCCGTCGACCAAGCCCCACCTCAAGGACTACAAGGTGGACCTCTCCGACTGCGGCCCCATGGTGCTCGACGCGCTCCTCAAGATCAAGAACGAGCAGGACCCGTCCCTCACCTTCCGCCGGAGCTGCCGTGAGGGCATCTGCGGCAGCTGCGCCATGAACATCGACGGCGACAACGGGCTGGCCTGCCTCACCAAGATCTCCTCGGAGGCGGCCGGGGCCTCCACGATCTCGCCGCTCCCCCACATGTTCGTCGTCAAGGACCTCGTCGTCGACATGACCAACTTCTACAATCAGTACAAGAGCGTGGAGCCGTGGCTCAAGCGCAAGGACCCGCCGTCGGCCGGTGGGAAGGAGATCTACCAGTCCAAGGCCGACCGCGCCAAGCTTGATGGCATGTACGAGTGCATCCTCTGCGCCTGCTGCTCCACATCCTGCCCGTCCTACTGGTGGAACCCAGAGGAGTATCTCGGCCCTGCCGCACTGCTCCATGCCAACAG GCTTCCGCTGTGGGGGACGCTAATGAAACCGAAACCCAGCATGCTTCCGCTGTGGGGGGCGGTAATGAAACCAAAACCCAGCATGTTCATGCACGTCCAAGCTCGAGGATACCATGGGGTCTCAGTCTCAGAGAAGAGAAACTTGCGGGATCACAAACGTAGAATTCTTGCAGCAAAATATGAGCTGAGAGGAAAGCTTTATAAGGCTGTCTGTAGGGACCCTGAACTTCCATCAGATATGCGGGATAAGTTTCGCTATAAGTTGTCCAAGCTGCCAAGAAATAGTAACATGACACGTCTTAGAAACCGCTGTATTTTCACGGGCCGCTCTCGTGGTGTCTACCAGAAATTCCGCATGTCTCGTATCGTGTTCCGCACCTTGGCAAACAAGGGTGAACTGATGGGTGTTAAGAAAGCGTCTTGGTAG
- the LOC125518009 gene encoding succinate dehydrogenase [ubiquinone] iron-sulfur subunit 1, mitochondrial isoform X2: MAAAALLRRSPAARALLSPALSSRLVASKPHSSSPAPPPPSSKPASTKTFSIYRWDPDSPSTKPHLKDYKVDLSDCGPMVLDALLKIKNEQDPSLTFRRSCREGICGSCAMNIDGDNGLACLTKISSEAAGASTISPLPHMFVVKDLVVDMTNFYNQYKSVEPWLKRKDPPSAGGKEIYQSKADRAKLDGMYECILCACCSTSCPSYWWNPEEYLGPAALLHANRWIQDSRDEFTKERLDSINDEFKLYRCHTIKNCTHACPKGLNPAKQIDTIKKLQLGA; encoded by the exons atggccgccgccgccctcctccgCCGCTCGCCGGCGGCGCGCGCCCTCCtttcgccggccctctcctcccgCCTCGTCGCCTCCAAGCCCCACTCCTCatcccccgcgccgccgccgccctcgtcgAAGCCCGCCAGCACCAAGACCTTCTCGATCTACCGCTGGGACCCCGACTCCCCGTCGACCAAGCCCCACCTCAAGGACTACAAGGTGGACCTCTCCGACTGCGGCCCCATGGTGCTCGACGCGCTCCTCAAGATCAAGAACGAGCAGGACCCGTCCCTCACCTTCCGCCGGAGCTGCCGTGAGGGCATCTGCGGCAGCTGCGCCATGAACATCGACGGCGACAACGGGCTGGCCTGCCTCACCAAGATCTCCTCGGAGGCGGCCGGGGCCTCCACGATCTCGCCGCTCCCCCACATGTTCGTCGTCAAGGACCTCGTCGTCGACATGACCAACTTCTACAATCAGTACAAGAGCGTGGAGCCGTGGCTCAAGCGCAAGGACCCGCCGTCGGCCGGTGGGAAGGAGATCTACCAGTCCAAGGCCGACCGCGCCAAGCTTGATGGCATGTACGAGTGCATCCTCTGCGCCTGCTGCTCCACATCCTGCCCGTCCTACTGGTGGAACCCAGAGGAGTATCTCGGCCCTGCCGCACTGCTCCATGCCAACAG GTGGATCCAAGACAGCCGTGATGAGTTCACAAAGGAGCGCCTCGACTCCATCAACGACGAGTTCAAGCTGTACCGCTGCCACACCATCAAGAACTGCACGCATGCCTGCCCCAAGGGGCTCAACCCGGCGAAGCAGATCGACACAATAAAGAAGCTGCAGCTCGGAGCCTGA